The Acidobacteriota bacterium genome includes the window GGCACCGACAGAAAGAGATAGATGTACGGCACGAAGTACACGAGGATCGTGAGGTTCACCAGCACGTCGTAAGTCCCGCGGGTGCTGGTGCGACGGCCGGTCACGGTCAGGAACACGCTGCCGAGGAAAATGGCGCTCGACAGGGCCCCCTGCGCGAGGAGGGCCAGGTGCGGCGTGCGAAAGCGCGGGTGCAGCCGGCCGAGCCAGGCGGGCATCGCGCGATCAACGCCCGCCGCGAAGGGCACCCGCGCGGCCCCCGCCATCCAGGAAAACGTCCCGGCAAACGCCGCCAGCGCCAGGAGCCCGCCGGTCCACGCGCCGAGCGCCCCCGCTGCGAGGCGACGAGGTTGACCGCGTCGGTGATGCCGCTCCGGTCGTGGAGCGACTCAGGTGGCAGCGCGATCAGCAGGGAGGCGGAACCAAGAATGTACACGCCGGCAACCGCGGCGCCCGCGATCAGCACGCCGCGCGGCAGCGTTCGCGCCGGGTCCTTCACCTCCTGCCCCACATGAGAGGTAATCTCGAAGCCGGAGAACGCGAAGCACATCGCCGACCACAGCGCGAGCGTGCCGAGCGATTCGGTGGCCAGCGGCGGAACCAGCTGGGACGTCGCGAACGGCGTCGCCGAACCCGTGGTGAGGAGCGCGATCGCGCCGGCCCCGATCAGCAGCGACGCCGGCAACCACACGCCCACCGTGCCGACGTTCTGCACCCGCCTGCCGCTGCGCAATCCGACGATGTTGATCGCGACCGTCAGCCAGATCCCCCCAAGGACGAACGCGATCGAATAGGCGTGCGTGTCCGCGAACGCCTGCCATGACGCGCCGCCAACCGCCAGCGCATTGGCGGCGCCAAAGAGGAGCAGCGAGGGAAAGTAGAAAAGATTGTTGACCCAGAGGCACCAGCCGCAGACGAAGCCATGGCGCGGGCCAAACGCGCGCCTCGTCCACACGTACAATCCGCCCTGGTCCGGATAGCGGCGCGAGAGCGCGATGAGCGCCGCCGCGAGCGGCAGAAAGAACGCGGCGCACGCCAGCACCCACAGCGTCAGCGACGAGGGGCCGGCGCGCGCGGCGAATGGAATCCAGCGCAGGCTGACGACGGCGACCACCGTCATCAGCACGACGTCGCGGAGTCCCAGCGCCTGAATGAAGCCGAAGCCGAAGCCGAACCCGAGGCCGCGCGCGCGGGCCTCGGCCCCGCTCATCGCGAACTCTGCTCGAGGCAGTGCCGCAGCGTCTCGAGCGCCGACCGCCAGCCTGGCCGCGTCAGCTCGTAGTAGTGCCGCCAGCGCGGCGTGTCCTCGCCACCCTGCTGTTGAACGCGCACGCGACAGCCGCCTCCCTCTGCCACGCACGTCACGTGGAGCCCCATCGGGCCGAGCGGGTCGCCGTCGGGCGGCAGCCACCACGCATCGGCCACATAGAACTCCTGTCCCTTGCGCACGTCCACGACGCGGCCGGAGAAGACGCCGCCGAGCCGCCCCAGGATCTCGTCGCGTTCCTCGGTGGCGTCCCATTCGACGGCGTACACGCCGAGCGGGCGCGGCGTAGTGATCGAGCGCGCCACCTGCCACCACGTCGCGAGCGCGGCCGGGTCGAAAAAGGCCGCGAACACGCGGGCCGGCGCGGCGCGAATGACCAGGGACTCGTCGATCACGTATCCTCGCGGGCGGCCTGTTGCGACAGGCGGGTCAAAGACGCGGCGACGGTCACTTGTCCTTCCGCAGCGTCTGCACGTACGCGACGATGGCCCACACCTGCTCGCGCGACAGTTCCTCCTTGAACGCGGGCATCTTCGGCTTCTTCCGGCCGTTCCAGACCTTGTAGAAGACGACGCCGTCCGGGTTGTGATCGGCGCGTTTCGGGTTGGTGAGGTCCATGTCGGCCATGTAATCGGGGTCGGCGTCAGGACCATCACCGACCCCCTTGGGGCCATGGCAGCGCTGGCAGTTCTTCTGGAAGAGCGCGCGCCCCGCTGCGAGCGCCTGCGGGCTCGACGGCAGCGGGCTCTGCTCCTGCGCGGCGGCGGGAGGGATCGTCCAGCCCCCTTGCCGCGCCGCCGCTTCCTGCGCGCCTGATCCGGCGACGCCCATCACGAGCACCAGGGCGCCCACGCCTGCGCCCGCCACGACCGAGCCCGGCACTCTCCAACACGAAACGTCCACGGTCCCACCTGCGGCCATGCTCCGGCGGCATGATGATACAGTTTTTCAGACATGGCCAACCATCAGCCGCTGGCGTACGAGATCCCCGAGTTCCTCCAGAGCGGCACCGCGCGGCCGGTGCGTATCCTCGCCGAGTACCTCGAGCCGTTGCGCCGATTTCAGAAACAGGACATCCAGGACACCGTCGTCTTTTTTGGATCCGCGCGCGTGCACAGCCGGACGAGGGCCGAGCGCGCGCTCAAGCGCCTGCAGGCGCGCCCGGGAAACAGCAGGGACTACCGCCAGGACCTGAAGCGCCTGCGCATCGCCGTGAAGTGGTCGCGCTACTACGAAGAGGCGCGGCAGCTCGCGCGGATGCTGACCGAGTGGTCGACGAAACTCGATTCCCACCGGCACCGGTTCGTCGTGACGTCGGGGGGCGGGCCCGGCATCATGGAGGCGGCCAACCGCGGCGCGTACGAAGCCGGCGGCAGGACGATCGGCCTGAACATCCGGCTGCCGTTCGAGCAGGGCCCGAACCGCTACATCTCGCCCGGCCTGCACTTCGAGTTCCACTATTTCTTCATGCGCAAGTTCTGGTTCGCCTACATGGCGAAGGCGCTCGTGATTTTCCCGGGAGGGTTCGGCACGCTGGACGAGATGTTCGAGCTCCTCACCCTCGCGCAGACCCAGAAGCTCTCCGCGAAGATCGACGTCGTCCTCTACGGGTCGGAATACTGGAGCCAGATCCTCAACTTGAAGCCGATGGTCGAATGGGGCGCGGTGTCCCCGGGCGACCTTGACGCACTGCACCCGGCGGATACGCCGCAGGAAGCGTTCGATCGCCTCCGCGAGCACCTGATCCGCCACCATCTCGAGCCCGAACGCCCCAAGTCGCCCGGGCTCGCCATCACGAGGGGGTAACGTGGACGACCGCACACGGAAAAGCCTGATTGACCGGTACAAGGACGGGTACCGGGCCGTCGCGGAGGCGCTGGCCGGCATCGATCCGTCCGCGCTCGATCGCCATCCCGCGCCCGGGAAATGGTCGCCGCGCGAGATCGTGCATCACCTTGCGGACAGCGAGATGGCCTCGGCGATCAGGCTGCGGATGCTGCTCGCCGAAGAGCGGCCGCAGATACACGGTTACGACCAGGAGGAGTACGCGCGGAAGCTGCACTACGACCGCCCGTACGAGAAGTCCCTCGAGGCGTTCCGCTACGCCCGCGAGACGACGGCGGAGATCCTGGAGCGGATGGGCGCGGAGGAATGGGCGCGCGAGGGCACGCACAGCGAACACGGCCGCTACACCGTGGAACGGTGGCTGCAGATCTACGCGGAACACGCGCACAAGCACGCCGAGCAGATCCGGCGCGCGCGCGCGGTGGCCGCGCGGTAGCCGCCGGCCTTCAGGCCGGCGGATACATCAGGTACGGCCGCCGGAGGTTGCCGAAGGCGGCCGCCTCGTCGCGCCACGACGCCGCGATCGCGTCCGCCCCTTCGCCGGCCTCGATCGCCTTTCGAAGCCGATCCGATCCCCACATGATGTCGATCGGCATCTTCTCGTACTCGTATTCGTACGGCGGCTCTTTCCACGCGAACCGATCCGGCGCCTGCCGCCGGAACTCCTCGATGAGCGCGACGCCGGTTCTGACCGGCTCGAGCGCGCGGCGATCCAGCACGTGGAGCTGGCACCCGCCGCACGTCTGCTTCGCGTGCTTCTGAAAGGCCGGCTCGAAGAACACGCCGCGGAAGCGAACGCCGGGAAGCCCGCGCGCGTTCATCGCATCGGCGAGCCGCTCTCCGTCGATCCATGGCGCCCCGAC containing:
- a CDS encoding APC family permease, with protein sequence MSGAEARARGLGFGFGFGFIQALGLRDVVLMTVVAVVSLRWIPFAARAGPSSLTLWVLACAAFFLPLAAALIALSRRYPDQGGLYVWTRRAFGPRHGFVCGWCLWVNNLFYFPSLLLFGAANALAVGGASWQAFADTHAYSIAFVLGGIWLTVAINIVGLRSGRRVQNVGTVGVWLPASLLIGAGAIALLTTGSATPFATSQLVPPLATESLGTLALWSAMCFAFSGFEITSHVGQEVKDPARTLPRGVLIAGAAVAGVYILGSASLLIALPPESLHDRSGITDAVNLVASQRGRSARGPAGSWRWRRLPGRFPGWRGPRGCPSRRALIARCPPGSAGCTRAFARRTWPSSRRGPCRAPFSSAACS
- a CDS encoding SRPBCC domain-containing protein — protein: MIDESLVIRAAPARVFAAFFDPAALATWWQVARSITTPRPLGVYAVEWDATEERDEILGRLGGVFSGRVVDVRKGQEFYVADAWWLPPDGDPLGPMGLHVTCVAEGGGCRVRVQQQGGEDTPRWRHYYELTRPGWRSALETLRHCLEQSSR
- a CDS encoding c-type cytochrome, with the protein product MDVSCWRVPGSVVAGAGVGALVLVMGVAGSGAQEAAARQGGWTIPPAAAQEQSPLPSSPQALAAGRALFQKNCQRCHGPKGVGDGPDADPDYMADMDLTNPKRADHNPDGVVFYKVWNGRKKPKMPAFKEELSREQVWAIVAYVQTLRKDK
- a CDS encoding LOG family protein, with product MANHQPLAYEIPEFLQSGTARPVRILAEYLEPLRRFQKQDIQDTVVFFGSARVHSRTRAERALKRLQARPGNSRDYRQDLKRLRIAVKWSRYYEEARQLARMLTEWSTKLDSHRHRFVVTSGGGPGIMEAANRGAYEAGGRTIGLNIRLPFEQGPNRYISPGLHFEFHYFFMRKFWFAYMAKALVIFPGGFGTLDEMFELLTLAQTQKLSAKIDVVLYGSEYWSQILNLKPMVEWGAVSPGDLDALHPADTPQEAFDRLREHLIRHHLEPERPKSPGLAITRG
- a CDS encoding DinB family protein, with protein sequence MDDRTRKSLIDRYKDGYRAVAEALAGIDPSALDRHPAPGKWSPREIVHHLADSEMASAIRLRMLLAEERPQIHGYDQEEYARKLHYDRPYEKSLEAFRYARETTAEILERMGAEEWAREGTHSEHGRYTVERWLQIYAEHAHKHAEQIRRARAVAAR